In Listeria monocytogenes, the following proteins share a genomic window:
- a CDS encoding GH36-type glycosyl hydrolase domain-containing protein, translated as MTKLKEIKKKDLSAAFYPGGELAWLKLNDIMLNQVIQNPLENRLSQIYVRAHVNDKVEIYPLLTGDAEVGFNQNGVEYQGTVGAFRYNVQMKFHSRGWFYQVTVDGAGTFDLVYLQDLGLAEQAAVRTNEAYMSQYIDYHVTEGKTGYTIQARQNQPQNDRFPAVQIGALTKIVGYATDGFDIYGTDYKVTNELAALTKKSLPNRVYQYEFAQISLQTELFTNHAETSFYGYATEHQPKASGAPAENIAEIKTNIKEEAYQPSTKVTRAKNIGKPITGESISEKWLQAKFPDRIQEEKQDDTLLSFFTPNYAHVVTREKEAALERPHGSILLDKVDVLNPEATLSATTYMYGSFLSQLVAGNTNMNKWNSHARNPLNILQTSGLRIYIEQDTELRPLGVPSVWETSTNYSTWYYQWNDDLITVQTTLTAESKEAFVRVQSEKGRSYKLVLTNQVTMGTNEYDSTIKKEMTDGVVTYFPAEDSPIVETYPALQFRVDGTFNEMTDERYFAKEYAGTAGLDVFVFEPTANATFHVQAKLTDSFAKQNADLEAATKEIRASYDELTAQFHLNHQSTTAEKLNLTVYWYAHQMLVHYASPHGLEQYSGAAWGTRDVSQGPFEFFLATGNKAVLRQLVLTIFSHQYQDTGDWPQWFMFDKYTSIQQEESHGDVIVWPLKIIGDYLEMSGDTEILEEEIPFVDREAKTFTKEKDTLLAHIELAVQTIEARFMKGTALSNYGDGDWDDTLQPANAQLKKNMVSSWTVALTYQTFKRLAVFLPTGDKYSALAKRVQADFAKYMTTETDVIPGFLYLEEGKAPVWMIHPEDKDTNIKYRLIPLTRSVIAELVDKKQASRNFDIIDEHLLHPDGVRLMSEPAHYAGGVSTHFKRAEQAANFGREVGLQYVHAHIRYIEALAKIGNQEAWHMLDVINPINIKEVVPNAALRQSNTYFSSSDAAFLDRYQAQNEFSRVKEGTIPVKGGWRIYSSGPGIYLHQLISSVLGIRQTENAILFDPVLPEELDGLECHIELDNYPLDITFESADEAGVFVNGEAQPVENEANAYRTGALLLPKKNLTTKCSQITIKFSKNNRL; from the coding sequence GTGACAAAATTAAAAGAGATTAAAAAGAAAGATTTATCAGCTGCATTTTATCCAGGCGGAGAGCTTGCTTGGTTGAAATTAAATGATATTATGTTGAACCAAGTCATTCAAAACCCGTTAGAAAATCGCTTATCGCAAATCTATGTGCGGGCGCATGTGAATGATAAAGTGGAGATTTATCCACTTTTAACTGGAGATGCAGAAGTTGGTTTTAATCAAAATGGTGTAGAGTATCAAGGGACAGTAGGCGCGTTTCGTTATAATGTTCAAATGAAGTTCCATTCACGTGGCTGGTTTTATCAGGTGACAGTTGATGGCGCGGGGACATTTGACCTTGTTTATTTACAAGACTTAGGACTTGCAGAACAAGCCGCAGTGCGAACAAATGAGGCTTATATGTCTCAATATATTGATTATCATGTGACAGAAGGAAAAACTGGATATACGATTCAAGCTCGCCAAAATCAACCGCAAAACGATCGCTTTCCAGCAGTCCAAATTGGCGCATTAACCAAAATTGTCGGTTACGCAACAGATGGCTTCGATATTTATGGGACGGATTACAAAGTGACGAACGAACTGGCCGCGCTTACGAAAAAATCCCTACCCAACCGTGTATATCAATATGAATTCGCGCAAATTTCCTTGCAGACAGAGCTATTTACCAATCATGCAGAAACAAGTTTTTATGGATACGCAACGGAGCACCAACCAAAAGCATCTGGAGCACCGGCTGAAAATATAGCTGAAATAAAAACGAACATTAAAGAAGAAGCTTATCAGCCAAGTACTAAAGTTACGCGTGCAAAAAATATCGGCAAACCAATTACTGGTGAAAGTATTTCTGAAAAATGGTTACAAGCGAAGTTCCCAGATCGAATCCAAGAAGAAAAACAAGACGACACGCTACTTTCCTTCTTCACGCCAAACTATGCGCACGTTGTTACCCGTGAAAAAGAAGCTGCTCTAGAACGACCACACGGCAGCATTTTACTAGACAAAGTGGATGTGTTAAATCCGGAAGCAACTCTTTCTGCAACGACATACATGTATGGCTCATTTCTATCACAATTAGTTGCTGGAAATACGAATATGAATAAATGGAATAGCCATGCGCGGAATCCACTCAATATTCTTCAAACAAGCGGCTTAAGAATTTATATCGAACAAGATACGGAACTCAGACCACTTGGTGTACCATCTGTTTGGGAAACAAGCACGAATTACTCTACTTGGTATTATCAGTGGAATGACGATTTAATCACCGTGCAAACTACCTTAACCGCTGAAAGTAAAGAAGCTTTCGTCCGTGTACAGTCTGAAAAAGGCCGTTCATACAAACTAGTACTAACCAACCAAGTAACCATGGGAACAAATGAATACGACAGTACGATAAAAAAAGAAATGACTGATGGCGTCGTCACGTATTTCCCAGCAGAAGATTCGCCGATTGTAGAAACCTATCCGGCACTTCAATTCCGCGTAGACGGAACTTTTAACGAAATGACTGACGAACGTTATTTTGCGAAAGAGTATGCAGGAACAGCTGGTTTGGACGTATTTGTATTCGAACCAACGGCTAACGCAACCTTCCACGTACAAGCAAAATTAACTGATTCGTTTGCCAAACAAAACGCAGATTTAGAAGCAGCTACGAAAGAAATTCGCGCTAGCTATGACGAACTAACAGCCCAGTTCCATTTAAACCATCAAAGTACAACTGCTGAAAAGCTCAACTTAACGGTTTACTGGTATGCGCATCAAATGTTAGTGCACTACGCGTCGCCGCACGGTTTAGAACAATATAGCGGGGCAGCTTGGGGGACTCGTGACGTCAGCCAAGGTCCATTTGAGTTCTTCCTTGCAACAGGCAACAAAGCTGTTTTGCGCCAATTAGTGTTGACGATCTTTTCGCATCAATATCAAGATACGGGCGACTGGCCGCAGTGGTTTATGTTTGATAAATACACCTCCATCCAACAAGAAGAAAGTCACGGGGATGTGATTGTTTGGCCGCTGAAAATTATTGGTGATTACTTAGAAATGAGCGGAGATACAGAAATACTTGAAGAAGAAATTCCTTTCGTTGACCGTGAAGCAAAAACATTCACAAAGGAAAAAGATACACTTCTAGCGCATATTGAATTAGCTGTACAAACAATCGAAGCACGCTTTATGAAAGGGACAGCACTTTCTAACTACGGTGACGGAGACTGGGATGACACGCTTCAACCGGCCAATGCCCAATTGAAGAAGAACATGGTTTCTAGCTGGACAGTGGCACTAACATATCAAACATTCAAACGTCTAGCCGTGTTCTTACCAACAGGCGACAAATATAGTGCACTAGCAAAACGTGTGCAAGCTGACTTTGCGAAATATATGACAACGGAAACGGACGTTATTCCAGGATTCCTTTATTTAGAAGAAGGAAAAGCACCAGTGTGGATGATTCATCCAGAAGATAAAGATACGAATATTAAATATCGTTTAATTCCACTTACAAGAAGTGTCATTGCTGAATTGGTCGATAAAAAGCAAGCAAGCCGGAATTTTGATATTATCGACGAGCATTTACTTCACCCAGATGGCGTCAGATTGATGAGCGAACCCGCACATTATGCAGGTGGGGTAAGTACGCATTTCAAACGTGCTGAGCAAGCTGCAAACTTTGGTAGAGAAGTCGGTTTGCAATACGTACATGCGCATATTCGTTATATTGAAGCATTAGCAAAAATTGGTAACCAAGAAGCTTGGCATATGCTAGATGTCATCAATCCAATCAATATTAAAGAAGTGGTACCAAATGCAGCACTACGTCAAAGCAATACTTATTTCAGTAGTTCCGATGCCGCATTTTTAGACCGCTATCAGGCGCAAAATGAATTTAGTCGAGTAAAAGAAGGAACCATTCCTGTGAAAGGTGGATGGCGGATTTACTCAAGTGGTCCAGGAATATACTTACATCAATTAATCAGTTCTGTTCTTGGTATTCGTCAAACTGAAAATGCGATTCTCTTTGACCCCGTTTTACCAGAAGAACTGGATGGGTTAGAATGCCATATCGAACTGGATAATTATCCACTAGACATCACATTTGAAAGCGCAGATGAGGCAGGTGTTTTCGTAAATGGGGAAGCGCAACCCGTTGAAAATGAAGCGAATGCCTACCGAACTGGCGCGCTCCTTTTACCGAAAAAGAATTTAACAACAAAATGTTCACAAATCACGATTAAATTTTCAAAAAATAACCGTCTCTAA
- a CDS encoding glycoside hydrolase family 3 N-terminal domain-containing protein, with product MKQEKVQDLVNQMTLDEKIAQCLQLSPFLFKGTNKNAELTGPLLQEMKLTDAHTENAGSVLGSSSALDMIGIQEAYLKTNRLGIPLVFMADVIHGYKTVFPIPLALGCSFDRETVRVMAEVSALEATADGHHVTFSPMLDLVRDPRWGRVMESIGEDPFLNSELGKAMVDGYQGDASKLDENFERMAACVKHFAAYGAAEAGLEYNTVNMSTRELYQNYLPAYHAAIQAGAKLVMTAFNVVDGVPATMNKWLNRDVLRGEMDFDGVLISDWGAVAEVINHGTARNPKEAAQFSMEAGVDLEMMTTCYIHELKGLIEEGKLSESLLDEAVLRMLHLKNDLGLFEDPYRGLKETNRAKDILTNESRDKARAAGVESAVLLENKNHILPLDTKTKIALVGPLATSPDILGGWNVYGEEKDGINVETGLREVFETITTVSTDYTELTEDNKTAIKEAVQNTEVVVLALGEKNEWGGEAGSLATIRLPEAQYDLAKFVQTLGKPVVITLFNGRPLEVKELAESSDALLELWFPGTEAGRVTADLLSGASNPSGKLSMSFPQTTGQIPVYYNHLRTGRPQTPENKGERYVSHYLDIPNEPFYPFGYGKSYSEFELKTSSLPKELNLGESLHVEVTIKNTSDIAGKEVIQVYLQDVTASISRPVKELKAFEKVALQAGEEKTVTFELTSEAFSFYNHQLEKVQEPGLHRVFVGTSSEDVDVFELEVGGYV from the coding sequence TCTTTTTAAAGGTACAAACAAAAATGCAGAACTAACAGGGCCGCTTCTTCAAGAAATGAAATTAACGGATGCGCATACGGAAAACGCGGGTTCGGTGCTTGGATCAAGTTCGGCACTTGATATGATTGGAATTCAAGAAGCTTATTTAAAAACAAATCGACTAGGAATTCCGCTTGTTTTTATGGCGGATGTCATACACGGGTATAAAACGGTATTTCCAATCCCACTTGCACTTGGTTGTTCTTTTGACCGGGAAACGGTACGCGTGATGGCGGAAGTTTCGGCGCTTGAAGCAACAGCAGACGGTCATCATGTTACTTTTTCGCCAATGCTTGATTTAGTTAGGGACCCAAGATGGGGGCGTGTAATGGAATCAATCGGTGAAGATCCATTTTTAAATAGTGAACTTGGAAAAGCAATGGTTGACGGCTATCAAGGTGATGCGAGTAAATTAGATGAAAATTTCGAGCGGATGGCAGCATGCGTGAAACATTTTGCGGCATACGGGGCAGCGGAAGCTGGTCTGGAATATAATACGGTCAATATGTCAACACGTGAATTATATCAGAATTATTTACCTGCTTATCACGCGGCAATTCAAGCAGGAGCTAAGTTAGTCATGACTGCATTTAATGTGGTAGACGGGGTTCCAGCTACGATGAATAAATGGTTAAATCGTGATGTTCTGCGAGGTGAGATGGACTTTGACGGAGTTCTTATTTCAGACTGGGGAGCGGTTGCCGAAGTAATTAATCACGGAACAGCAAGAAATCCTAAAGAAGCCGCACAGTTTTCGATGGAAGCAGGCGTTGATTTAGAAATGATGACGACTTGTTATATCCATGAATTAAAAGGTTTAATTGAAGAAGGAAAATTATCCGAGAGCCTTCTCGATGAAGCTGTTCTACGTATGTTACATTTGAAAAATGATTTAGGACTATTTGAAGATCCGTACCGTGGCTTAAAAGAAACTAATCGCGCAAAAGATATTTTAACGAATGAAAGTCGCGATAAAGCACGTGCTGCAGGTGTTGAATCAGCTGTCTTATTAGAAAATAAAAACCATATACTTCCGTTAGATACAAAAACAAAAATTGCTTTAGTTGGCCCACTTGCTACATCACCTGATATTCTTGGTGGTTGGAATGTATACGGCGAAGAAAAAGATGGAATTAATGTGGAAACTGGTTTGCGCGAAGTATTTGAAACTATTACAACGGTTTCGACGGATTATACTGAGCTTACTGAGGATAATAAAACCGCGATTAAAGAAGCAGTACAAAATACAGAAGTAGTCGTTCTTGCGCTAGGTGAAAAAAATGAATGGGGCGGAGAAGCAGGAAGTCTTGCTACTATTCGTTTACCAGAAGCACAATACGACTTAGCTAAATTTGTACAGACACTCGGAAAACCAGTAGTAATTACATTATTTAATGGTAGACCACTCGAAGTGAAAGAGTTAGCAGAATCTAGTGATGCTCTTCTTGAATTATGGTTCCCGGGAACAGAAGCAGGTCGTGTTACTGCAGATTTGTTAAGTGGTGCAAGTAATCCTTCAGGGAAGTTATCCATGTCATTCCCGCAAACAACGGGGCAAATTCCAGTTTATTATAATCATTTACGCACTGGACGACCACAAACACCAGAAAATAAAGGCGAACGTTATGTGTCGCATTATCTTGATATTCCAAATGAACCATTTTATCCATTTGGTTACGGAAAAAGTTATAGCGAATTCGAGTTGAAAACAAGCAGTCTTCCGAAAGAACTAAATCTAGGCGAATCACTACATGTAGAAGTTACCATTAAAAACACGAGTGATATTGCTGGAAAAGAAGTAATCCAAGTATATTTACAAGATGTAACAGCGAGCATTTCAAGACCTGTCAAAGAACTAAAAGCTTTTGAAAAAGTGGCGCTTCAAGCTGGCGAAGAAAAGACAGTTACATTTGAATTAACAAGCGAGGCATTTTCTTTCTATAACCATCAACTTGAAAAAGTACAAGAACCAGGACTTCACCGCGTTTTTGTTGGGACTAGTAGTGAAGATGTAGACGTTTTTGAATTGGAAGTAGGTGGATACGTGTGA